The proteins below are encoded in one region of Bacteroides uniformis:
- a CDS encoding efflux RND transporter permease subunit has translation MKLTDFFFKNATFFWTCVVMIVFSGIYAYIIMPKLEDPELSVKQAMVVTYYPGASAHEVELEVTSVLEDELRTLSNISDMESVSSENMSTITINIDMAVPVEGLEQRWDILRRKVESAAQRLPSGAYPPVVVDDVSDIYGMFYALSAEGYTLAEMEEYAGLIKRELLELKGVRRISFFGTRNENVNIKLPKEMIARNSIYPVQIMTTIDARNQPVNAGHYYSDGQLLRNEVGGKLRSAEDVKDLIMQTPSGGQVKLGDIAEVAKEYADPQTRGFWVNGHPAIALCVSMEPGVVVTDVGKLVEARMTELQERLPAGFEYEKIYFQPDRVSNAIGSFNWNLVISVVIVVLVLILTMGIRGGLIIGAGLILTVLMTFPVLLMTGGTLQRISLGAFIVAMGMLVDNAVVVLDGILVDRGNGLPPKKALFRTAENTAWPLMGATLIAIMTFLPVGLSNDTAGEYARDLFFVLAISLLVSWVLAMTQIPVFAKLFLSARANGGKKPEKIKDQLNTPLHKVIRKALHFFMNHKISTFLVSFGCLVLAFVGFFSVKSIFFPDFDYNQLYVEYTLPPQTHPDRVKHDLLEISEKLSDYDEINKITASQAQTPARYCLVRSINAVGDNYGELIIDFEDYRDAYRLLPEIQTRLREEYPDAYVRVRKYNFAVSTSHTVEAIFSGPDPQILRELAGQGKEIMRDCAIVDAYSVTDNWQPQGKSIYRDYSEQSAKRSGMNRSDIANALLASAEGLPVGLIYENDKSVIINLKVQNSDDSRITDQNDIPVWGMIPNTSLEEVNTGRVLQGTATPDDITDNMFRTIPLSQITNNERVKWEETSVARYDGKRAIKVQCDPLAGEAPGEILSEIQDRFEQIELPAGYSLKWLGEQKLQNSAFENIFGFVPIALVLIVLILVWLFNDMRKVLLVILCLPFAFIGITPLLLVTGTPFTFMGIIGAMGLMGMLIKNSIVLVDEITRLTKEGMVPYDAVINSTVNRTRPVIMASATTILGMLPLLFDPMYSSLAVVVVAGLTAGTIITLILLPIFYSLFFKIKKTSLINIYE, from the coding sequence ATGAAACTGACTGATTTTTTCTTCAAAAACGCCACGTTCTTTTGGACGTGCGTGGTAATGATCGTGTTCAGCGGTATATACGCCTACATTATTATGCCGAAACTGGAAGACCCTGAATTGTCTGTCAAGCAAGCAATGGTGGTAACTTACTATCCGGGGGCTTCTGCACACGAAGTCGAACTCGAAGTTACATCGGTACTCGAAGATGAACTACGGACACTCAGTAATATTTCCGATATGGAATCGGTCTCTTCGGAAAATATGTCAACTATCACTATCAATATCGACATGGCTGTTCCGGTTGAGGGTCTCGAACAACGTTGGGATATTCTTCGTAGAAAGGTGGAGTCAGCCGCGCAACGGTTGCCGTCAGGGGCTTATCCTCCAGTGGTGGTAGACGATGTAAGTGATATCTACGGAATGTTCTATGCCCTTTCCGCCGAAGGCTATACGCTTGCGGAAATGGAAGAATATGCCGGGCTTATTAAACGTGAACTCCTTGAATTGAAAGGAGTAAGGCGGATTTCATTCTTTGGCACAAGGAATGAAAATGTAAATATAAAGCTCCCCAAAGAAATGATTGCACGCAACAGCATCTACCCTGTGCAAATTATGACTACTATCGATGCCCGCAATCAGCCAGTCAATGCCGGGCATTACTATTCGGATGGTCAATTGCTGCGTAATGAGGTCGGTGGCAAACTAAGGAGCGCTGAAGATGTGAAAGACCTTATTATGCAAACGCCTTCCGGCGGGCAGGTAAAGTTAGGCGATATTGCCGAAGTTGCAAAGGAGTATGCCGATCCGCAGACCAGGGGCTTTTGGGTGAACGGTCATCCGGCAATCGCTCTTTGCGTTTCGATGGAGCCAGGCGTTGTGGTTACGGATGTAGGTAAGCTGGTCGAGGCGCGAATGACGGAGCTCCAAGAGCGGTTGCCTGCCGGATTTGAGTATGAAAAGATATATTTCCAACCGGACAGGGTATCGAACGCAATAGGCTCTTTCAACTGGAACCTCGTAATATCGGTAGTCATCGTAGTGCTTGTACTGATTCTTACAATGGGCATCAGAGGTGGGCTAATTATCGGTGCAGGACTGATTTTGACCGTATTGATGACTTTTCCCGTATTACTGATGACAGGAGGAACATTACAACGCATATCATTGGGGGCATTCATTGTGGCAATGGGTATGCTGGTTGATAACGCGGTTGTGGTTCTCGACGGTATACTTGTAGACAGGGGAAATGGTCTGCCGCCAAAGAAAGCATTGTTCCGGACAGCGGAAAACACAGCGTGGCCTTTAATGGGTGCAACTTTAATCGCCATAATGACTTTCCTTCCTGTCGGATTATCCAACGATACCGCTGGAGAATATGCACGTGATCTGTTTTTTGTGCTGGCCATATCATTGTTGGTAAGTTGGGTGCTTGCCATGACACAGATACCTGTCTTTGCAAAACTATTCTTATCGGCACGTGCAAACGGCGGTAAAAAACCAGAGAAGATAAAAGATCAACTCAACACACCCCTTCATAAGGTTATCCGAAAGGCGCTTCATTTTTTTATGAACCATAAAATATCAACTTTTTTGGTAAGTTTCGGATGTTTGGTTCTGGCTTTCGTTGGATTCTTTTCGGTTAAGTCGATATTCTTCCCCGACTTCGATTATAACCAGTTATATGTAGAATATACCCTGCCACCGCAAACGCACCCTGACAGGGTAAAACATGATTTGCTGGAAATATCGGAAAAACTCTCGGACTATGACGAGATAAACAAGATAACGGCAAGTCAGGCGCAAACCCCCGCCCGATATTGCCTTGTGCGTTCCATCAATGCGGTGGGCGACAATTACGGAGAATTGATTATCGACTTCGAGGATTACCGCGATGCATACAGACTTCTTCCGGAAATCCAGACACGACTGCGGGAAGAATATCCCGATGCGTATGTTCGGGTACGGAAATACAATTTCGCAGTCAGTACGAGCCACACGGTTGAGGCCATATTCTCCGGTCCCGATCCGCAGATATTAAGAGAGCTGGCCGGGCAAGGCAAAGAAATTATGCGCGATTGTGCAATAGTGGATGCTTATTCGGTTACCGACAACTGGCAACCTCAGGGAAAATCCATATACAGGGATTATTCCGAACAATCCGCCAAACGTAGCGGAATGAACCGCAGCGATATTGCGAACGCTTTATTGGCCTCAGCAGAAGGCTTGCCCGTAGGTCTTATTTACGAAAATGACAAATCGGTTATTATTAATCTGAAAGTCCAGAATTCGGATGACAGTCGCATTACAGACCAGAATGACATACCGGTATGGGGGATGATTCCAAATACCAGCCTTGAAGAAGTAAATACAGGTAGAGTATTGCAGGGTACGGCGACACCCGACGATATAACTGACAATATGTTCCGCACAATCCCTTTAAGTCAGATAACGAATAACGAACGCGTTAAGTGGGAAGAAACAAGCGTGGCGCGTTACGACGGTAAACGGGCGATAAAAGTACAGTGTGACCCTCTTGCCGGCGAAGCTCCCGGCGAGATACTGTCGGAAATCCAGGATCGGTTTGAACAAATAGAACTCCCTGCCGGGTATTCACTCAAATGGTTAGGAGAACAGAAATTACAGAACAGCGCATTTGAAAATATTTTCGGATTCGTGCCGATAGCCCTTGTGTTGATTGTGCTGATTCTTGTATGGTTGTTCAATGATATGCGCAAGGTTCTGCTGGTTATTCTGTGTCTGCCTTTCGCATTCATAGGAATCACCCCCCTTTTGCTTGTAACAGGTACACCATTCACATTTATGGGTATAATCGGAGCGATGGGATTGATGGGAATGCTGATTAAGAACTCTATCGTATTGGTAGACGAGATTACGCGCCTTACAAAAGAAGGAATGGTTCCCTATGATGCGGTCATTAATTCGACAGTAAATCGTACCCGTCCGGTAATAATGGCTTCGGCCACGACCATACTTGGCATGCTCCCGCTTCTGTTCGACCCTATGTATTCCAGTCTGGCAGTTGTGGTAGTTGCCGGTTTGACAGCAGGCACCATAATTACGCTGATTCTGCTGCCTATTTTTTATTCATTATTTTTCAAAATTAAAAAAACTTCGCTAATAAATATTTACGAATGA
- a CDS encoding efflux RND transporter periplasmic adaptor subunit, which produces MKLFSLSLLCFALLCSCGNHGVKEKPIVKNVYIVHAEPIAGNTFRSFPGVVKAAQQIDLGFKIAGQIKQLCVDEGDYIREGQLIARLDDTDYQLQLAATESQYRQLSTEMTRLEELHRRNNITDNDYEKAVAGLEQLKVQLESNRNTVNYTQLHSPISGYIQAIHFEKAEMVNTGTAVVTLVDVNNIEIESELPASVYLQKDNFISYSCHSRLLADNNFSLKLASINPKSNSNQLYRMRLFPETDAKNALSIGMNVEVTVEIRNGEHSGGYTLWPRSVFMQNGKSYVWVVNDRSEVKLKPVEISGLDSKGRIIILSGLNETDNIVESGLSALDEGDVVRVIAQPAKTNVGGIL; this is translated from the coding sequence ATGAAACTATTCAGCTTGTCTCTCCTTTGTTTTGCGCTACTCTGTTCTTGTGGGAACCATGGCGTCAAAGAAAAACCGATTGTAAAAAACGTGTATATCGTACATGCCGAGCCTATCGCAGGAAATACATTCCGGTCGTTCCCCGGAGTGGTCAAAGCAGCGCAGCAGATTGATCTCGGTTTTAAAATAGCCGGACAAATCAAGCAATTGTGCGTTGATGAGGGTGACTATATCCGTGAAGGACAGCTCATTGCCAGGTTGGACGATACGGATTACCAACTGCAACTGGCAGCTACCGAAAGCCAGTACCGACAGTTGAGTACGGAAATGACAAGACTGGAAGAACTACACCGTCGAAATAATATAACCGACAATGATTATGAAAAAGCCGTAGCCGGATTGGAGCAGTTGAAAGTACAACTGGAATCGAACCGGAACACCGTCAACTACACCCAACTTCATTCTCCTATATCGGGCTATATCCAGGCTATTCATTTTGAAAAAGCAGAAATGGTCAATACGGGAACAGCCGTTGTTACATTGGTCGATGTAAATAACATAGAAATAGAGAGCGAACTCCCTGCATCTGTTTACCTGCAAAAAGATAACTTTATAAGTTATTCATGTCATTCTCGGTTATTGGCAGATAATAACTTTTCTTTGAAATTAGCCTCGATAAATCCCAAATCTAACAGCAATCAGTTATACAGGATGCGCCTGTTTCCCGAAACAGATGCGAAGAACGCTCTTTCGATAGGAATGAATGTAGAGGTAACGGTGGAAATTCGCAATGGAGAACATTCAGGTGGTTATACCCTTTGGCCCAGATCTGTATTTATGCAGAACGGTAAAAGTTATGTATGGGTCGTGAATGACCGTTCCGAAGTGAAGTTAAAACCCGTGGAGATATCCGGTCTCGACAGCAAAGGGCGAATCATCATCCTGTCTGGCCTGAACGAAACAGACAATATTGTTGAATCGGGGTTGAGTGCCCTCGATGAAGGTGATGTAGTACGGGTAATCGCACAACCCGCCAAAACAAATGTAGGAGGGATACTATAA
- a CDS encoding helix-turn-helix domain-containing protein: protein MKDKAQNIGLRMVQEFASTEALSDKFLIFDNYTSPMEHLGTFAITGHPVKLDSLLIVICSEGYARLIVGFEEITVLENHFLIVMEGKPFEVLELSKNFKAELMCLKESLFELQGSHILRFLHLIRENPCQPVLASKKQEFEVLLKCLKQTMTDTGNIFRQQIIQYYLYILACNIFNLLLTNYAPAVLSRSESIFQEFIKNVEKYFRKERSVGFYADKLNLTPKYLSTVIQQQTGKHATDWIDKYTILEAKTLLKSSTLSIQQIAYDLNFSTQSHFGRYFRNHTGMSPKLYRNS from the coding sequence ATGAAAGACAAAGCACAGAATATTGGTTTACGAATGGTGCAGGAGTTCGCCTCTACAGAAGCGTTATCAGACAAGTTCCTTATTTTTGATAACTATACGTCTCCGATGGAACATCTGGGAACTTTTGCCATTACCGGACACCCTGTCAAATTAGATAGCCTCTTAATTGTAATATGCTCGGAGGGGTATGCCCGGTTAATAGTCGGTTTTGAAGAGATTACAGTGCTGGAAAACCACTTTTTGATAGTGATGGAAGGCAAACCTTTCGAGGTGTTGGAATTAAGCAAGAACTTCAAGGCAGAATTGATGTGCTTAAAAGAAAGCCTCTTCGAGTTGCAGGGAAGTCATATACTAAGATTCCTCCACTTAATCAGAGAAAATCCCTGTCAACCGGTATTGGCTTCCAAAAAGCAGGAGTTTGAAGTCCTATTGAAATGTTTGAAACAAACGATGACAGATACCGGAAATATATTTCGTCAACAGATCATTCAATACTATTTATATATCTTGGCTTGTAATATCTTTAATTTGCTTTTAACCAACTACGCTCCGGCAGTTTTATCCCGAAGCGAATCCATTTTTCAGGAGTTCATAAAGAATGTAGAAAAATACTTTCGCAAGGAAAGGAGTGTCGGTTTTTATGCAGACAAACTGAATCTGACCCCGAAATATCTTTCTACTGTGATTCAACAACAAACGGGAAAACATGCAACGGATTGGATTGACAAATATACTATTTTAGAAGCCAAGACCTTGCTTAAATCGTCCACTCTCTCCATCCAACAAATAGCCTATGACTTGAATTTCTCGACTCAATCCCATTTTGGTCGATATTTCAGAAATCATACAGGAATGTCGCCAAAGCTATACAGAAATTCGTAA
- a CDS encoding DUF6377 domain-containing protein: MKTVARTFLLLFLCSLQGKAAFYSDKAANLLNTLDSLIENYPQVIEQRQSAINRIASKPMPNTLQARYEHNKRLFQEYQYFNIDSALVYVNANIVIAQQTGDDNMMNLCRIQRSYIYAIIGQLHESVEEMRQIDHDKLTGGMLIEYLGQMSLLYSRFAEYTDGGSDKRDYYYEREHFYIDSTLNVLPHENPYYILYKGLKDLRAGNYSGSIVAIKVYLETSKTISIANSKLLYMLSTLYRDNNQPDLRLECLAEAAIMDMTLANNDNVTLHDLATLLNEKGDNERAYKYISLCLEMAHIMNNRVRMVSCLSTFDAIQKTSLQIKKAKNRQLSWSLWVIGFVSCLLTLTLIYTYRILKHRSRQRIELKNLNGLLSASNTELESANERLKNSLHEITVLHQQITETNNLLKEANEKLYDQNIIKEEYIGFVLTLCSDYISKLDQYRKNINNKVKTQQYKDLLKFTDSPIMIESELKEFYRTFDAIFLHVYPSFVSDFNSLLQPEYRIIPKEEGRLNTELRIFALMHLGVTDSSKIADFFHWSTQTVYNKRVYIRQKAIDRETFNDQVRKLGK, encoded by the coding sequence ATGAAAACAGTTGCCAGAACCTTTTTGTTACTTTTCCTATGTAGCCTACAAGGTAAAGCAGCATTCTATAGCGACAAGGCTGCAAACCTGTTGAACACACTGGATTCACTGATAGAGAACTACCCTCAAGTCATCGAACAGCGCCAATCGGCTATCAACCGGATAGCTAGTAAACCTATGCCCAATACGCTACAGGCGCGCTATGAACACAACAAACGTTTGTTTCAGGAATATCAATATTTCAATATAGATTCGGCACTCGTATATGTCAATGCCAATATTGTCATTGCCCAACAGACGGGTGATGACAACATGATGAACCTATGTCGTATACAGAGGTCATATATTTATGCCATTATTGGACAACTGCATGAATCTGTTGAAGAGATGCGACAAATAGACCACGACAAACTAACAGGAGGTATGCTTATAGAATATTTGGGACAGATGTCTCTGCTCTACTCCCGATTTGCCGAATATACAGACGGTGGTAGCGATAAGCGAGATTATTATTACGAGAGAGAACACTTTTATATAGATTCTACCTTGAATGTACTACCTCATGAAAATCCCTATTACATTCTTTATAAAGGATTAAAAGACTTACGAGCCGGGAACTATTCCGGTTCCATCGTTGCAATAAAAGTATATTTGGAAACATCAAAGACAATCAGCATCGCTAACAGCAAATTGCTATATATGCTATCCACACTATATCGGGACAACAATCAACCGGATCTGAGGCTGGAGTGTTTGGCAGAAGCCGCCATCATGGATATGACACTGGCCAACAACGATAACGTTACATTGCATGACTTGGCTACGCTACTCAATGAAAAAGGGGATAATGAGCGCGCTTACAAATATATCTCCCTATGTCTGGAAATGGCCCATATCATGAACAATCGGGTCCGTATGGTTTCTTGTCTCTCTACATTTGATGCCATACAGAAGACAAGTCTGCAAATTAAGAAAGCTAAAAACAGACAGTTAAGCTGGTCGCTATGGGTTATCGGATTCGTTTCTTGCCTGCTCACCCTTACTCTGATATATACGTACAGAATTTTGAAACACCGTAGCCGGCAACGGATAGAACTGAAGAATCTGAATGGACTGCTTTCTGCTTCGAATACAGAGTTGGAGTCGGCCAATGAACGGTTGAAGAACAGCCTGCATGAAATCACCGTACTTCACCAGCAGATTACAGAAACCAACAACCTGCTGAAAGAAGCCAATGAAAAACTCTATGACCAGAATATCATCAAAGAAGAATATATAGGATTTGTGCTCACCCTCTGTTCTGACTACATCAGTAAGCTTGACCAATACCGAAAAAACATCAACAACAAGGTGAAAACCCAGCAGTATAAAGACCTACTGAAATTTACGGATTCTCCCATCATGATAGAATCTGAATTAAAGGAGTTTTATCGGACTTTCGATGCTATTTTCTTACATGTCTATCCTTCTTTCGTGAGCGACTTCAACTCTTTACTTCAACCCGAATACCGTATCATCCCCAAGGAAGAGGGGCGGCTAAACACGGAATTGCGCATATTCGCACTAATGCATCTCGGCGTTACGGATTCCAGCAAAATTGCAGATTTCTTCCACTGGTCAACCCAGACGGTCTATAACAAACGGGTGTACATCCGTCAGAAGGCTATTGACCGTGAAACCTTCAATGATCAAGTGCGCAAGCTGGGAAAATAG
- a CDS encoding SusC/RagA family TonB-linked outer membrane protein: protein MNRKFSFNKSMLFAGLLSAMTLGATSQVYAVQSPDVQKMQQQTVKLTGNVSDAMGAIIGASVIEQGTTNGVITDIEGNFTLTVNRGAKLEISYVGYKTRVIEVTDVTHLQITLEEDYRELEEVVVVGYGVQKKKLVTGATVQVKGDDVTKLNTTSALGALQNQTPGINITANNGLPGEGFKVNIRGIGTVGDSAPLYVIDGVAGSDINTLNPADIESIDVLKDAASAAIYGSRAANGVILVTTKQGKTGKIQLSYDMYYGWQNVYKMPNTLNAQQFMAITDETNFNNGVPALNWQTQLGEYTWNMLQNGWQGTNWLDEMRNENAAMQNHAINLTGGNEMSKFSAGFSFTSQDGIIGKGTVPNYTRYTARINSDHVLLKGSDRDIIKIGENLLFYYSNQSTIAQTSTLYNDVYNSIKTTPLLPMHNAEGELFDYHDMQQTGWVYDDKQGNPILMMQKAHGLNKNRTYGLNATAYLEVEPIKNLKWRSSFSYRMTNSSYRSLTAPYQAATNEGSASYIVAQSSALGHNISQENTISYILPNWNGHLFDVLVGQSFEKTIPGENLSIINSVTEGQQLPTMKPDMDHAWISNTIGNAATDIEGYPFDEWALASFFGRINYNYKDKYMATLIIRADGSSNFARGNRWGIFPSVSAGWLISEEKFMESTRGWLDFLKLRASWGQNGNQSIPNFQYVSPIAFDLSHGYQFGQTHIATGKLPTTGAYATTLANENVTWEKSEQINLGIDAVFLGNRLRVSADWYNKKTKDWLVQAPVLSTAGTQAPYINGGDVSNKGVELSLAWNDRVGKDFTYGLSLNASYNKNEVTRIANSEGIIHGNEGAIASVNAAEFYRAQVGYPIGYFWGYQTAGVFQNQKQIDDWKAAGNGVAQANPQPGDLIYVDRHHDGVIDEKDKTMIGNPHPDWRLGFSVNLGWKGFDFSVTTSGAFGQQLYYGTRQHTIEAFDRWHGEGTSNRYPRLGNSAMIAEHVTDIDIENGDYLRIQNMTLGYDFKRLWKNCPLSQLRLYVSVQNLYTFTGYKGMDPEVGFGGTDRYGENATSWVSGIDMGSYPIARTWLIGANLKF from the coding sequence ATGAATCGTAAATTTAGTTTTAACAAGTCTATGCTATTTGCAGGATTATTGTCTGCCATGACACTGGGAGCAACCTCTCAGGTCTATGCAGTTCAGAGTCCTGATGTGCAGAAGATGCAGCAACAGACGGTAAAGTTGACAGGCAATGTATCCGATGCAATGGGTGCCATTATCGGCGCCAGTGTGATAGAACAAGGTACAACCAACGGTGTGATTACCGATATTGAAGGTAATTTCACGCTAACGGTCAACCGGGGAGCCAAACTCGAAATCTCCTATGTAGGCTATAAGACCCGCGTTATAGAAGTAACAGATGTCACTCATCTCCAGATTACGTTGGAAGAAGACTATCGGGAACTGGAAGAAGTGGTAGTAGTGGGCTACGGTGTACAGAAGAAGAAACTCGTTACCGGCGCCACCGTACAAGTGAAGGGTGATGATGTGACAAAACTCAATACCACCAGTGCACTGGGTGCATTACAGAACCAGACGCCCGGCATCAACATTACAGCCAACAACGGTCTGCCCGGCGAAGGTTTCAAGGTGAATATTCGCGGTATCGGTACCGTGGGCGACTCTGCACCGCTGTATGTGATTGACGGTGTGGCCGGTAGCGACATCAATACGCTCAACCCGGCAGATATTGAGTCTATCGATGTGCTCAAAGATGCTGCTTCGGCTGCTATTTATGGTTCGCGTGCCGCTAATGGTGTTATCCTGGTTACGACCAAACAAGGTAAGACGGGCAAGATACAGCTCAGTTACGACATGTATTACGGTTGGCAGAACGTATATAAGATGCCCAACACGCTCAATGCGCAGCAATTCATGGCAATTACTGATGAAACCAACTTCAATAACGGTGTTCCGGCGCTGAACTGGCAGACACAATTGGGCGAATACACTTGGAATATGCTTCAGAACGGTTGGCAAGGTACTAACTGGCTCGACGAGATGCGCAACGAGAATGCAGCGATGCAGAACCATGCCATCAATCTGACAGGTGGTAACGAGATGAGCAAGTTCTCAGCCGGTTTCAGTTTTACCTCGCAAGACGGTATTATAGGCAAGGGTACTGTGCCCAACTATACGCGTTATACCGCCCGTATTAACTCCGATCATGTGCTCCTCAAGGGAAGCGATCGGGACATCATCAAGATTGGCGAGAATTTACTGTTCTACTACTCAAACCAGAGCACGATAGCACAGACATCTACTCTCTATAACGATGTCTATAATTCCATAAAGACTACTCCGCTATTGCCTATGCACAATGCCGAAGGAGAACTGTTCGACTACCACGACATGCAGCAAACGGGCTGGGTGTATGACGATAAACAGGGCAATCCTATTCTGATGATGCAGAAGGCGCATGGGCTGAACAAGAACCGCACATACGGCCTCAACGCGACTGCCTATCTGGAGGTAGAACCCATTAAGAATCTGAAGTGGCGCAGTTCGTTCAGTTACCGTATGACCAACAGCTCCTACCGTTCACTTACCGCTCCCTATCAGGCTGCTACAAACGAGGGAAGTGCCTCATATATTGTGGCCCAGAGCTCAGCATTGGGACATAACATTTCGCAGGAGAATACAATCTCTTACATCCTTCCCAATTGGAACGGTCACCTCTTTGATGTACTGGTAGGCCAGTCGTTTGAGAAGACCATACCGGGCGAAAACCTTTCTATAATCAACAGCGTGACGGAAGGGCAACAATTGCCCACGATGAAACCCGATATGGATCATGCGTGGATATCCAACACCATCGGAAACGCCGCCACCGACATCGAGGGCTATCCGTTTGACGAATGGGCGCTGGCCTCGTTCTTCGGTCGTATCAACTACAATTACAAAGACAAGTACATGGCTACGCTGATTATTCGTGCCGATGGCTCTAGTAACTTTGCCCGTGGAAATCGCTGGGGCATCTTCCCCTCTGTATCGGCCGGATGGCTTATCAGCGAGGAAAAGTTTATGGAAAGCACCCGTGGCTGGCTCGACTTCCTGAAACTGCGTGCCAGTTGGGGACAGAATGGTAATCAGTCGATACCTAACTTTCAGTATGTGTCGCCCATTGCTTTCGACCTCTCGCATGGCTACCAGTTTGGACAGACACACATCGCAACGGGGAAGCTTCCTACCACCGGTGCCTATGCCACCACATTGGCCAATGAAAATGTGACGTGGGAGAAGTCCGAACAAATCAACTTGGGTATTGATGCCGTATTCTTGGGCAACCGCTTGCGGGTAAGCGCCGACTGGTACAACAAGAAGACCAAGGACTGGCTCGTACAGGCTCCGGTACTCTCCACAGCAGGTACCCAGGCCCCCTACATCAATGGTGGCGACGTGAGCAACAAGGGTGTGGAACTCTCCCTCGCCTGGAACGACCGTGTGGGTAAGGACTTCACATACGGATTGAGCCTAAATGCCTCGTATAACAAGAATGAAGTCACCCGTATTGCCAATTCAGAGGGCATCATCCACGGCAATGAAGGAGCTATTGCTTCCGTCAACGCCGCCGAGTTCTACCGGGCACAGGTTGGTTATCCCATCGGTTACTTCTGGGGCTATCAGACAGCCGGTGTTTTCCAAAACCAAAAGCAGATTGATGATTGGAAGGCAGCAGGCAACGGTGTGGCACAGGCCAACCCTCAACCCGGCGACCTGATTTATGTGGATCGCCACCACGATGGAGTTATCGACGAAAAAGACAAGACCATGATTGGCAATCCACACCCCGACTGGCGTCTGGGCTTCTCGGTCAATCTCGGATGGAAGGGCTTCGACTTCTCGGTCACCACTTCCGGAGCCTTTGGGCAACAACTCTACTATGGCACGCGCCAGCACACCATCGAGGCATTTGACCGCTGGCATGGCGAAGGTACATCCAACCGCTACCCGCGTCTGGGCAACAGTGCCATGATTGCAGAACATGTGACTGATATTGACATAGAGAACGGCGACTATCTCCGCATTCAGAACATGACATTGGGATATGACTTCAAGCGCCTCTGGAAGAATTGCCCACTGTCGCAACTGCGCCTCTATGTAAGTGTACAGAATCTCTACACCTTCACCGGCTATAAAGGAATGGATCCGGAGGTAGGTTTCGGCGGTACCGACCGTTATGGCGAAAACGCCACTTCGTGGGTGAGCGGCATAGATATGGGATCTTATCCGATCGCCCGTACCTGGCTGATTGGCGCCAATCTGAAGTTCTAA